A portion of the Chondrinema litorale genome contains these proteins:
- a CDS encoding FAD-binding and (Fe-S)-binding domain-containing protein, whose amino-acid sequence MTNTLQELESQLKGELYYDDTMRTLYATDASAYREFPLAVAIPKVKEDIKTLIEFARKHKTSLIPRTAGTSLAGQVVGKGIVVDVSRKFTSILEVNQEESWVRLEPGVVRDELNYHLAQYNLFFGPETSTANRAMIGGMVGNNSCGSNSIIYGSTREHLISVKGYLSDGAEVEFKTLSIQEFEDKCAGKDVASPLEQEIYKSVKETLSDKNNQVEIRESFPKPDIPRRNTGYALDLLLETAPFTDGKDDFNFCKLIAGSEGTLIFITEIKIHVDPTPPKHKALVCAHFNTIDEALRANILALDFSPSACELMDHYILECTKANIEHRQNRFFVQGDPGAILVVELSRDDEIQLESDVASVISVMNKAKLGYHFPVVLGPDIKKVWNLRKAGLGLLSNIPGDAKPAPVIEDTAVDVHDLPAYIADFNEVLKQYGLFCVHYAHAGTGELHLRPILNLKTEEGNKLFRTIAEEIAKLVKKYRGSLSGEHGDGRLRGEFIKYMVGEKSYKLIETVKRSWDPENIFNPGKIVDTPSMNTSLRYAPGQSTPDFDTVFRFDEVQGVLRAAELCNGSGDCRKSELTGGTMCPSYMATRNEKDTTRARANILREYLTQSDKANPFDHKEIHEVMDLCLSCKGCKSECPSNVDMGKLKAEFLHQYYKENGVSLRSKLISNFSALNSLAAVTPGLYNFTFSNPLTSKIAKSITGFAPERSIPLLHKTTLKKWFKKRKKTATDSKKKVYFFCDEFTNFNDVPIGQKAIQLLEKLGYEVIIPTHVESGRTFLSKGILLEAKELAIRNVNLLKDLITNETPLIGLEPSAILTFRDEYPELVHEYMIEDAKKLAENCLTFEEFFASEIDKGEITKDAFNTDEKLLKVHGHCHQKALSSLVPTKKMLSLPENYQVHMIPSGCCGMAGSFGYEKEHYELSMKVGELVLFPTVRKQPEEVIIAAAGTSCRHQIKDGTKRLAKHPAEILFEALK is encoded by the coding sequence ATGACCAACACATTACAGGAGCTAGAAAGCCAATTGAAAGGAGAACTGTATTACGATGATACTATGCGTACTTTGTATGCAACAGATGCCTCCGCTTATCGCGAATTTCCACTTGCGGTTGCTATACCAAAAGTAAAAGAAGATATAAAAACTTTAATTGAGTTTGCCAGAAAACATAAGACATCTTTAATCCCTAGAACTGCAGGAACTTCATTAGCAGGACAAGTTGTAGGTAAAGGAATTGTGGTAGATGTGTCTAGGAAGTTTACCTCTATTTTAGAAGTAAATCAGGAAGAAAGCTGGGTAAGGTTAGAACCGGGTGTGGTAAGAGATGAGCTAAACTATCATTTAGCGCAATACAATTTATTTTTTGGTCCTGAGACATCAACTGCTAACCGTGCCATGATTGGAGGTATGGTAGGGAACAACTCTTGTGGTTCAAACTCTATTATTTATGGAAGTACAAGAGAGCATCTAATTTCGGTAAAAGGATATTTGAGTGATGGTGCAGAAGTTGAGTTCAAAACTTTATCAATCCAAGAGTTTGAAGATAAATGTGCGGGTAAAGATGTAGCTTCTCCACTAGAACAAGAGATTTATAAAAGCGTTAAAGAGACTTTATCAGATAAAAATAATCAGGTAGAGATAAGAGAGTCATTTCCTAAACCAGATATACCAAGAAGAAACACTGGCTATGCATTAGACCTGTTATTAGAAACTGCTCCATTTACTGACGGTAAAGACGATTTTAATTTCTGTAAGTTAATAGCTGGTTCAGAAGGAACACTGATTTTTATAACTGAGATTAAAATTCATGTTGACCCGACTCCTCCAAAACACAAAGCATTAGTTTGTGCGCATTTTAATACGATAGATGAAGCTTTAAGGGCTAATATTCTTGCATTGGATTTTAGTCCAAGTGCTTGTGAGTTAATGGACCATTACATTCTGGAATGTACTAAAGCGAATATTGAACACAGACAAAATCGCTTTTTTGTGCAAGGTGATCCTGGTGCAATACTGGTTGTAGAACTATCTAGAGACGATGAAATTCAGTTAGAATCTGATGTGGCTAGTGTAATTAGTGTAATGAATAAAGCGAAGTTGGGCTATCATTTTCCTGTGGTTTTAGGACCAGATATTAAGAAAGTATGGAATTTGAGAAAAGCAGGACTTGGTTTACTTTCTAATATTCCTGGCGATGCAAAACCTGCTCCTGTAATAGAAGATACAGCGGTAGATGTACATGATTTGCCCGCTTACATTGCAGATTTTAATGAAGTTTTAAAGCAATATGGTTTGTTTTGTGTGCACTATGCACATGCCGGAACAGGCGAGCTTCATTTACGCCCAATCTTGAACCTTAAAACTGAAGAAGGGAATAAGCTTTTTAGAACCATTGCAGAAGAAATTGCCAAGCTGGTAAAGAAATATAGAGGTTCTTTGAGTGGTGAGCATGGTGATGGTAGATTAAGAGGTGAGTTTATCAAATACATGGTAGGGGAGAAGAGCTACAAACTCATTGAGACAGTAAAAAGAAGTTGGGATCCAGAAAATATTTTTAATCCGGGAAAAATTGTAGATACTCCATCTATGAATACCTCACTCAGGTATGCTCCCGGACAATCAACTCCAGATTTTGATACAGTTTTTAGGTTTGATGAGGTACAAGGTGTATTAAGAGCCGCTGAGTTGTGTAATGGATCAGGTGATTGTAGAAAGTCTGAGTTAACTGGTGGTACAATGTGCCCGAGTTATATGGCAACCAGAAATGAAAAAGATACAACCCGTGCGCGTGCTAATATTTTGCGAGAGTATTTAACTCAATCTGATAAAGCGAACCCTTTCGATCATAAAGAAATTCACGAAGTAATGGATTTGTGCTTGTCTTGCAAAGGATGTAAGTCTGAGTGCCCTTCCAATGTGGATATGGGTAAATTGAAGGCTGAGTTTTTACATCAATATTACAAAGAAAACGGAGTGAGTTTGAGGTCTAAACTCATTAGTAATTTTAGTGCTTTAAATAGTTTAGCTGCGGTTACTCCGGGCCTATATAATTTCACTTTTAGCAATCCTTTAACAAGTAAAATTGCTAAAAGTATCACTGGTTTTGCACCAGAAAGATCTATCCCATTACTTCATAAAACCACATTAAAAAAATGGTTTAAGAAGAGAAAGAAAACAGCAACAGATAGTAAAAAGAAAGTTTATTTCTTCTGTGATGAGTTTACCAACTTTAATGATGTGCCAATTGGGCAAAAGGCGATACAGTTGCTAGAAAAGCTTGGTTACGAAGTAATTATACCAACCCATGTTGAAAGTGGTAGAACATTCCTATCTAAAGGTATTCTATTAGAAGCTAAAGAATTGGCAATTAGGAATGTAAACTTATTAAAAGATTTAATTACAAATGAAACTCCACTAATAGGTTTAGAACCTTCTGCTATACTTACATTTAGAGATGAATACCCTGAGTTAGTTCATGAATACATGATAGAAGATGCAAAAAAATTGGCTGAAAACTGCCTAACTTTCGAAGAGTTTTTTGCTAGTGAAATTGATAAAGGAGAGATAACAAAGGATGCTTTTAATACCGATGAGAAGTTGCTGAAAGTGCATGGACATTGTCATCAAAAGGCGCTATCTTCTTTAGTGCCAACCAAGAAAATGCTCTCATTACCTGAGAACTATCAGGTACATATGATTCCTTCAGGCTGTTGTGGAATGGCGGGTTCTTTTGGTTATGAGAAAGAACATTATGAATTATCTATGAAGGTAGGGGAACTGGTTTTATTCCCCACAGTGAGAAAGCAACCAGAAGAGGTAATTATTGCTGCTGCTGGTACAAGTTGTAGGCATCAGATAAAAGATGGTACCAAAAGGTTAGCAAAACATCCTGCAGAAATATTATTTGAGGCTTTAAAATAA
- the yidD gene encoding membrane protein insertion efficiency factor YidD, which produces MRKLINSFLIGLVRFYQYAISPMFPAACRYTPTCSQYAVEAFQKHGPWRGFILSIKRISSCHPWGGSGYDPVPEKEEKKSSK; this is translated from the coding sequence TTGAGAAAATTAATTAACTCATTTCTAATTGGCTTGGTGAGATTTTATCAGTATGCGATTTCTCCTATGTTTCCTGCAGCTTGCCGATATACACCAACTTGTAGTCAATATGCTGTAGAAGCTTTTCAAAAACATGGACCTTGGCGAGGTTTTATTTTATCAATAAAAAGAATTTCGTCTTGTCATCCTTGGGGAGGGAGTGGTTATGATCCCGTTCCTGAAAAAGAAGAAAAAAAATCATCTAAGTAA